GCTCGACCGCTCCGACCGGCCGACGGCGATTTTTGCCTGCAACGATATGACCGCGTTCGGCATTATTAACGAATTGACTTCGCAGGGGCTTTCGGTGCCGCAGGACGTGTCAGTCGTGGGCTTCGACGGCATTGAATTCGGGCGCATGATTACGCCGGCGCTGACAACGGTCAAGCAGCCCGATTATGAGATGGGGCGAATGGCTTGCGGCATGCTGATGGACATGATGAACGGGAACAAAAAGCCGTATCTCAATTTCATGCTGCAGCCCGAGCTGATCGAGCGCAGCTCCGTCGCCGCAAGAGCCGATTAACGGCGCGAAGCCGCCGGGGGCCGGGCACGGTAATAACGCGGGGGGAAGTGCAGCAAATAAAGCAAGCCCGCCATTCCGAAGAATGGCAGGCTGCTGCGGCCGTTCCGCTGTAAAACGACTTCTGCTATAAAACGACTTCTTTTCCCGTTCTGGACGATTCGTAAATGGCCAATATCAAGTCCACCGCTTTTCTCGCTTCTTCTCCGGTAATGAGCGGATCGCGGTTTTCCCGCACGGCCTTGATCATGTCGTCCACCAGAATATAATGGCCGTCTCCGGCAATGTTGGCGGGATCGCTGCCGGAGTTGACCATCCCTTCCGCCTCGGGCATTTCTTCGTCGCTGCCTGCGAAGCTCCACTGTTTAAAGCCGCTGTCCCGAAAATGATCGTGCCCTTCTCGCCGTGAAGCTCGAACCGGGTTTCCTGCGCCGGATATACGGAAGTCGTGCCCTGAATGACGCCGAAAGCCCCGTTTTTGTATTTCAGCACGGCCACCGCCGTATCCTCGACCTCGATGTCTCGAAGCAGGGGAGCCGAATACGCGAACACCGATGCAACGTCGCCGGCCAGCGCCGTCCATTGCCCATGTGCCTCTCCAGCCGGCACTGCGGTAATAGTCCGGACTGCGGTAATATTTCAAATAAGCGTCTCCGAGCACGAGCTTGCCCAGCTTCCCTTCCGTGACCGCCTTCTTGGCGGCGATGGACGCGGGCATGACCCGCCGCTGAAATACGCAGCCCAGCTTTACGCCGCTCTGCCTGCAGGCATCGATCATCCGGGTCATAGGTTCGGACGCAATATCCAGCGGCTTCTCGCATAAAACATGCTTTCCCGCCTGCGCCGCTGCGATCGCGACCTCATGGTGAAGCCCGCTCGGCACCGCTGCGCAAATGACGTCGATGTCGTCCCGCTTCAGCATTTGCTCGTAATCGGTATAGACGAGTGGAATGCCGTGCGTTTCGCTCAGCCGCTCCGCTTTATCCTTCTCGATGTCCGCTACGGCAACCAGCTCCGCGTCCGGGTGCAGCGCAACCGCCTTGGCGTGAAACGGCGCAATGACGCCGGCGCCGACAATGGCAAATCTCATTTTGTCCGCCATATCATTCCCTCCCCGTTCATTCCGTTCCGAGTTTGACGAAAGAAGCGGTTTCGGACGAGCGATGGGCGGCCAGCGTAACCTCCAAGGTCTTCATCCCTTCTTCGTATGGAGCCAATATTCCGGCTGGATCCAAGGCGGCGACGGCTTCGATAAAGGCGTCGTCCTGCTCTTTGTAGAAGTTGACCCGGCTTTTATACGTCATCGTCCAATTCTTTTCCATAATCGTAAGCGAGGTGCCGTCCAAGACGACCCGGAAGCCGCGCCCGATAATTTCCAGACCGGAACGGCTGTCGGGCTGGTCGACGAACGAGGTGTCGAGATGGCCGACCGCGCCGGAAGCAAACCGGAAGTTGACGGAATACACATCCGGAATATCGATGCCGTCGATTTCCTTCATGACGTTTAACGCCATATCCGCCGAAACGTGCGTGATCTCGCCGGCCAGGTAGCGGAGCAGATCCACATTATGCGTCGTTTGCTCGATCAGCTGACCGCCGGATTTTGTCCTATCCTTCCACCAGGGCACCGTCACGAAAGAGCCGAAGCGGTGGGCGCGAACCATGGCAATTGTCTTGCCCTGTAAATATTCCCTGGCTTTTGCGGCGGTGTCCAAGTACCGCAGGCAGTAGCCCGTTCCGGCGATAATGCCGGCTTCGCGAATCGCGCGGGCTTTTCTTCGGACCGTTTCCAGATCCAGCCCGAGCGGCTTCTCCACAAACAGATGGATGCCGCGCGCGGCGGCCTTCTCCTCCATATCGCCGTGTGCGAACGGCGGAACGCAAAGGAACAGCGCATCGATGGATTCATGGTCCAGCATCGCGTCGAAATCGGTATACGGGACCGCCCCGTACCGTTCGGCCGCCCGTTCGCTGCTGGCTTGTACAATATCGCATACGGCCGCCAGCTTGACTTGTTCGTTGTCATGCAAATGCTTCAGATGCTCCGCCGCGATTCCGCCGGCGCCGACTACAGCAACTCGCACCATAAACAGCCGTCATCTCCTCTGATTAACGATTCTCCTCACGCCTCGGCCCATAGACGCTTTGCGTTTGCCATCCCGATTCTCGAGCCCGCTTTGCACTCCTCCATGCCTTCGAATTCAATCGACAAGTAACCGTCATAGCCGGAAGCTTTGATCTGCCGGATCACTTCCGGCACGTCGATATCCCCCTGCCCGAAAATCGCGCCGCGCAAATAATTGCCGCTTAACGTCTCGAACCATCCTTCCCCGGGATTCCGGTAAGCCGGCCGGAGATAGAAATCTTTCAGGTGAATCATGGAGGCATAGGCAAGATTTTTCTTGACCGCGGATACCGGGTCCTCGTCCACGCACATGAAATTGCCGATATCGAGCGTCGTTTTGTAATTCGGACGATCGACGGCATCGACCAGGCGCTGGATCCGGTCGCTCGATTGAATAAAAAATCCATGGTTTTCAACGGTTGTCGTAATGCCGTATTTGGCGGCGTAATCGGCTACGATTCGGCAGGCGCGCGCCAGCCTTTCCAGATCCGCTTCAAACTGCCGGATCGAGCATTCGTTTTTCGGCCGGGAGGCGACGTCGTGCCGCATCGTTCGAACGCCGAGCCGGGCTGCGATGTCGACGCTTCGGATGACGCGTTCGATCTCGGCTTCGTACTCCGCTTCGCTCGGCCTTATAAAATTGGCGGAAATGTTGAAGCCGGACACTTCAATCCCCGCCTCGCCGGCTTTCTGAATGATGGCGTCCGCCAGCTCGGGGGTTTCCTCCAGATTAAACCCGAACTGCGAAATTTCCACATGCTCGCCGCCGTTTTCCGCAATCCATTCGATCGCCTGCAGGACGTCCATTTCGCCCGATCTGACCGCCCGGGACAAGCTGTATGTGCTTAAGCCTACCTTCATCTCCTAAAACCTCGCTTTTTTATCCGATTTCTCCGCGAATGATAAAATCCAGATGTCTCGCCGTATCGAAAACAAGCTGCTCGGGCGCGGCGGCGTACGGATCGAGCTCCGCGGTCAGCGTGTCCGTATAGCCGATTTCGCGCAGGGCCTCCCGTACGCGGCCCCAGTTGACGCCCCCGGCCAAGAGGGGAACGAAGCCGCTGTAACCGCCCGCTTCCGGCTTGAAATCCTTCACGTGCACTTTCTTAATCCGGCTGCCCAAAATGCGGATCCATTGATCGGGAAAGCCGATGCTGAGCGTATTCCCCACATCGTAATAGGCGGCGGCATACGGTGAATCGAGCTCGTCGATGTACCTCGCCATCTCAAGCGGGGACTGAAGAAACTTGTTCCACACATTTTCGATGCCGACGAAGATGCCGCGCGCCTCTGCTTCGGGCATCATACGCCGCAGCTCCTCCTGGCTGCGCGTGTAGCAAACATCGTAGGCAACCTGCTCGGTCACCCTTCCCGGCACGACCAGAATCGTATCGATGCCGAGCGCGGCGGCAAGCTCAAGCTGTTTCCGGATCACGCTTCGGCCCGTTTCCCGGACGTGCTCGTCGGCCGACGACAGCGGATATTTGCCGAGAAGCCCGGTGGACAAGCTTCGCAGCTGCAGGCCGTATTTGCGGGCCATCGCGCCGATCGCTCCGGCTTCGCCCGGCGTGGTGTCCATCGTGAGCCCGGCGCCGCCGGGCGCGTAAAGATTCAGCTCCACCGCGTCATAGCCGGCCCGCCTGCACGTATCGAACACGGTTTCCAGCGGCGTTCCTTCCGGGAAGCACCATTGATTGATCCCTTTCAGCATACAGCTCCTCACCTGCCTACTTCAAATTGTTCGACCAATTCACCGCACGCTTCTGCAGGTCGTCCAGGTACGTTTGAATGTCCGGCGCGTTTCCTTTCGCCGCCTGGCTGGCGAAGCCGTTGAAGGCGGGAACGATATCGCTCAAATAGAACGGGTTCGCTTCATCCATCAATTCGGAGTGGCCGAGGTCGGCAATCTTGAGCGCTTCCTTGACGTATTTGTCTTCGGGAAGAATGAAATCCGGATTTTTCAGCGTCGGCGTAGAGGCGAAATACTGATAATTATGCTTTTGCGTCTCATATCCTGACAGAAATTTCATGACCTCCCACGAGGCCTGGACGTCCTTGGCGTTTTTGGCCATCACGAACGGGTCGACGGCGACCCAGCTTTCGCCTTTGGGCCCGATGTTCATCGCGGTATCGAATCGATCGAGCAGCGTCGTGTCCTTGGAGGATTGAAAATCGCTCATCGTGGCGCCGCCGGACTGGTCGATCCCGATCGCAATGTCATTTTTGGCCAAGCCGAAGTTTTCCGCGCCCTGTCCGTTCACGAATCCGGGAGGAGCAAGCGGCGCCGCCTTTTTAACCCACTCGAAAACTTTGACCATCTCCGGCGAATTCAGCTCCCACTTGACGTGCTTCATGTCGCTGAGGGAGCCTTCCGCCCCTTTGGCGCCGAACGCAAGCGTGAGACCGACCAGCATCGAAGCGTTGAGCGAGTTGCCTTCCCAATACAGCCCGTAATTCTGCTCGCCGGTTTTCGGATTTTTGCCCGTCATCTTCAGCGCCGCATTCAATATATCCTCGGGCGTTGCCGCATCGGAAAGCGGCGCGACGCCCCAATCGTCAAACAGCTTCTTGTCGTAAATGGTCATCCGTCTTCCGAGCACGGCCGGAATGCCGTATTGATGCTTCTTGTCGAGCGATTTCGTGCTGTAGGAGTTGTTCCATACCCCGTCCAAATAAATGCTCGGATCGAACGTTTTGTCGCCGGCGATCAGGTCGTCGATATTCCGCAGCAGGCCTTCCTGATAAAATTGGGTCGCATACGCCCCGCCGGTATACATCACGTCGACCTCGTTCGAAAGCAGCATGGAATATTGTTTGGCCTTCGCATTTTCCCAAGGAACCTGAGAAATTTCCAGCTTGATGTTCGGATACATTTTCTTGAAGGTTTCATTCAGGAATTGATTCAGTCCGATCGAATTCGAACCGGTCAGCGGATCGATCCCGTTATCCAGCTGCCAGCCTGCCAAGGCAACCCTTACGGTTCCCGACATGTCGGATACCTTCTTGACGGCCGGCGCCGCATCGGAAGCCGAATTCGTTCCGGAAGAACAAGCCGCAAGCGACAATACCGTCGTCACGACCATTATAAGGAGCATCCATTTTTTCATACGCAAGACTCCTCCTCCATATTTTTTCTATTTACAGCCGGGCATTCCCTGCAAAAATTGAAATGCACAGGGCCCGCTTCCCCGGAAAGCCTGGCGGATAGCGGAGCCTTACTGCTTGATTCC
This genomic window from Paenibacillus humicola contains:
- a CDS encoding sugar phosphate isomerase/epimerase family protein — its product is MLKGINQWCFPEGTPLETVFDTCRRAGYDAVELNLYAPGGAGLTMDTTPGEAGAIGAMARKYGLQLRSLSTGLLGKYPLSSADEHVRETGRSVIRKQLELAAALGIDTILVVPGRVTEQVAYDVCYTRSQEELRRMMPEAEARGIFVGIENVWNKFLQSPLEMARYIDELDSPYAAAYYDVGNTLSIGFPDQWIRILGSRIKKVHVKDFKPEAGGYSGFVPLLAGGVNWGRVREALREIGYTDTLTAELDPYAAAPEQLVFDTARHLDFIIRGEIG
- a CDS encoding Gfo/Idh/MocA family protein, giving the protein MVRVAVVGAGGIAAEHLKHLHDNEQVKLAAVCDIVQASSERAAERYGAVPYTDFDAMLDHESIDALFLCVPPFAHGDMEEKAAARGIHLFVEKPLGLDLETVRRKARAIREAGIIAGTGYCLRYLDTAAKAREYLQGKTIAMVRAHRFGSFVTVPWWKDRTKSGGQLIEQTTHNVDLLRYLAGEITHVSADMALNVMKEIDGIDIPDVYSVNFRFASGAVGHLDTSFVDQPDSRSGLEIIGRGFRVVLDGTSLTIMEKNWTMTYKSRVNFYKEQDDAFIEAVAALDPAGILAPYEEGMKTLEVTLAAHRSSETASFVKLGTE
- a CDS encoding Gfo/Idh/MocA family oxidoreductase — its product is MPAGEAHGQWTALAGDVASVFAYSAPLLRDIEVEDTAVAVLKYKNGAFGVIQGTTSVYPAQETRFELHGEKGTIIFGTAALNSGASQAATKKCPRRKGWSTPAAIPPTLPETAIIFWWTT
- a CDS encoding ABC transporter substrate-binding protein, which codes for MKKWMLLIMVVTTVLSLAACSSGTNSASDAAPAVKKVSDMSGTVRVALAGWQLDNGIDPLTGSNSIGLNQFLNETFKKMYPNIKLEISQVPWENAKAKQYSMLLSNEVDVMYTGGAYATQFYQEGLLRNIDDLIAGDKTFDPSIYLDGVWNNSYSTKSLDKKHQYGIPAVLGRRMTIYDKKLFDDWGVAPLSDAATPEDILNAALKMTGKNPKTGEQNYGLYWEGNSLNASMLVGLTLAFGAKGAEGSLSDMKHVKWELNSPEMVKVFEWVKKAAPLAPPGFVNGQGAENFGLAKNDIAIGIDQSGGATMSDFQSSKDTTLLDRFDTAMNIGPKGESWVAVDPFVMAKNAKDVQASWEVMKFLSGYETQKHNYQYFASTPTLKNPDFILPEDKYVKEALKIADLGHSELMDEANPFYLSDIVPAFNGFASQAAKGNAPDIQTYLDDLQKRAVNWSNNLK
- a CDS encoding sugar phosphate isomerase/epimerase family protein; this encodes MKVGLSTYSLSRAVRSGEMDVLQAIEWIAENGGEHVEISQFGFNLEETPELADAIIQKAGEAGIEVSGFNISANFIRPSEAEYEAEIERVIRSVDIAARLGVRTMRHDVASRPKNECSIRQFEADLERLARACRIVADYAAKYGITTTVENHGFFIQSSDRIQRLVDAVDRPNYKTTLDIGNFMCVDEDPVSAVKKNLAYASMIHLKDFYLRPAYRNPGEGWFETLSGNYLRGAIFGQGDIDVPEVIRQIKASGYDGYLSIEFEGMEECKAGSRIGMANAKRLWAEA